Proteins encoded together in one Mus caroli chromosome 4, CAROLI_EIJ_v1.1, whole genome shotgun sequence window:
- the Srm gene encoding spermidine synthase, with protein MEPGPDGPATPGPAAIREGWFRETCSLWPGQALSLQVEQLLHHRRSRYQDILVFRSKTYGNVLVLDGVIQCTERDEFSYQEMIANLPLCSHPNPRKVLIIGGGDGGVLREVVKHPSVESVVQCEIDEDVIEVSKKFLPGMAVGFSSSKLTLHVGDGFEFMKQNQDAFDVIITDSSDPMGPAESLFKESYYQLMKTALKEDGILCCQGECQWLHLDLIKEMRHFCKSLFPVVDYAYCSIPTYPSGQIGFMLCSKNPSTNFREPVQQLTQAQVEQMQLKYYNSDMHRAAFVLPEFTRKALNDIS; from the exons ATGGAGCCTGGCCCTGACGGCCCAGCCACGCCCGGCCCCGCCGCCATCCGTGAGGGCTGGTTCCGAGAGACCTGCAGCCTGTGGCCCGGCCAGGCCCTGTCGCTGCAAGTGGAGCAGCTGCTGCACCACCGGCGATCGCGGTACCAAGACATCCTCGTCTTCCGCAG TAAAACCTACGGCAACGTGCTGGTTCTGGATGGGGTCATCCAGTGTACTGAGAGAGACGAGTTCTCCTACCAGGAGATGATCGCCAACCTGCCGCTCTGCAGCCACCCCAACCCGCGGAAG GTGCTGATCATCGGGGGTGGAGATGGGGGCGTCCTACGGGAAGTGGTGAAGCACCCCTCTGTGGAGTCGGTGGTCCAGTGCGAGATTGATGAG gaTGTCATTGAAGTCTCTAAGAAGTTCCTGCCTGGCATGGCCGTTGGCTTCTCCAGCTCAAAGCTGACTCTCCACGTGGGCGATGGCTTTGAGTTCATGAAACAGAACCAAGATGCCTTTGACGTCATCATCACCGACTCCTCAGACCCCATGG GCCCTGCTGAGAGCCTCTTCAAGGAGTCCTATTACCAGCTCATGAAGACAGCACTCAAGGAAGATGGCATCCTGTGCTGCCAGGGTGAGTGCCAGTGGCTGCACCTGGACCTCATCAAGGAGATGAGGCACTTCTGCAAATCTCTCTTCCCTGTGGTGGACTATGCCTACTGTAGCATCCCTACCTATCCCAGCGGCCAGATCGGCTTCATGCTGTGTAGCAAAAACCCG AGCACCAACTTCCGGGAGCCAGTGCAGCAGTTGACACAGGCCCAGGTGGAGCAGATGCAGCTGAAGTACTATAACTCAGACATGCACCGCGCCGCCTTCGTACTGCCTGAGTTCACCCGGAAG GCCCTCAATGACATAAGCTGA
- the Masp2 gene encoding mannan-binding lectin serine protease 2 isoform X4, whose protein sequence is MRLLIFLGLLWSLVATLLGSKWPEPVFGRLASPGFPEKYADHQDRSWTLTAPPGYRLRLYFTHFDLELSYRCEYDFVKLSSGTKVLATLCGQESTDTEQAPGNDTFYSLGPSLKVTFHSDYSNEKPFTGFEAFYAAEDVDECRVSLGDSVPCDHYCHNYLGGYYCSCRAGYVLHQNKHTCSALCSGQVFTGRSGYLSSPEYPQPYPKLSSCTYSIRLEDGFSVILDFVESFDVETHPEAQCPYDSLKIQTDKGEYGPYCGKTLPPRIETDSHKVTITFATDESGNHTGWKIHYTSTARPCPDPTAPPNGSISPVQAKYVLKDRFSVFCKTGFELLQGSVPLKSFTAVCQKDGSWDRPMPECSSMVICY, encoded by the exons ATGAG GCTACTCATCTTCCTGGGTCTGCTGTGGAGTTTGGTGGCCACACTTTTGGGTTCAAAGTGGCCTGAACCTGTATTCGGGCGCCTGGCGTCCCCTGGCTTCCCAGAGAAGTATGCCGACCATCAGGATCGATCCTGGACACTGACTGCACCCCCTGGCTACCGCCTGCGCCTCTACTTCACCCActttgacctggaactctcttaCCGCTGCGAGTATGACTTTGTCAAG TTGAGCTCAGGGACCAAGGTGCTGGCCACACTGTGTGGGCAGGAGAGTACAGACACTGAGCAGGCACCTGGCAATGACACCTTCTACTCACTGGGTCCCAGCCTAAAGGTCACCTTCCACTCTGACTACTCCAATGAGAAGCCGTTCACAGGGTTTGAGGCCTTCTATGCAGCGGAGG ATGTGGATGAATGCAGAGTGTCTCTGGGAGACTCAGTCCCTTGTGACCATTATTGCCACAACTACTTGGGCGGTTactattgctcttgcagagcGGGCTACGTTCTCCACCAGAACAAGCACACGTGCTCAG CCCTTTGTTCAGGCCAGGTGTTCACAGGAAGATCTGGGTATCTCAGTAGCCCTGAGTACCCACAGCCATACCCCAAGCTCTCCAGCTGCACCTACAGCATCCGCCTGGAGGACGGCTTCAGTGTCATCCTGGACTTCGTGGAGTCCTTTGATGTGGAAACGCACCCTGAAGCCCAGTGCCCCTATGACTCCCTCAAG ATTCAAACAGACAAGGGGGAATACGGCCCATATTGTGGGAAGACGCTGCCTCCCAGGATTGAAACTGACAGCCACAAGGTGACCATCACCTTTGCCACTGACGAGTCAGGGAACCACACAGGCTGGAAGATACACTACACAAGCACAG CACGGCCCTGTCCTGATCCAACGGCGCCACCTAATGGCAGCATTTCACCTGTGCAAGCCAAGTACGTCCTGAAGGACAGGTTTTCTGTCTTCTGCAAGACTGGCTTCGAGCTTCTGCAA GGTTCTGTCCCCCTGAAATCATTCACTGCTGTTTGTCAGAAAGATGGATCTTGGGACCGGCCGATGCCAGAGTGCAGCAGTATGGTCATATG TTATTGA
- the Masp2 gene encoding mannan-binding lectin serine protease 2 isoform X5: protein MRLLIFLGLLWSLVATLLGSKWPEPVFGRLASPGFPEKYADHQDRSWTLTAPPGYRLRLYFTHFDLELSYRCEYDFVKLSSGTKVLATLCGQESTDTEQAPGNDTFYSLGPSLKVTFHSDYSNEKPFTGFEAFYAAEDVDECRVSLGDSVPCDHYCHNYLGGYYCSCRAGYVLHQNKHTCSALCSGQVFTGRSGYLSSPEYPQPYPKLSSCTYSIRLEDGFSVILDFVESFDVETHPEAQCPYDSLKIQTDKGEYGPYCGKTLPPRIETDSHKVTITFATDESGNHTGWKIHYTSTARPCPDPTAPPNGSISPVQAKYVLKDRFSVFCKTGFELLQGSVPLKSFTAVCQKDGSWDRPMPECSSMVIWP from the exons ATGAG GCTACTCATCTTCCTGGGTCTGCTGTGGAGTTTGGTGGCCACACTTTTGGGTTCAAAGTGGCCTGAACCTGTATTCGGGCGCCTGGCGTCCCCTGGCTTCCCAGAGAAGTATGCCGACCATCAGGATCGATCCTGGACACTGACTGCACCCCCTGGCTACCGCCTGCGCCTCTACTTCACCCActttgacctggaactctcttaCCGCTGCGAGTATGACTTTGTCAAG TTGAGCTCAGGGACCAAGGTGCTGGCCACACTGTGTGGGCAGGAGAGTACAGACACTGAGCAGGCACCTGGCAATGACACCTTCTACTCACTGGGTCCCAGCCTAAAGGTCACCTTCCACTCTGACTACTCCAATGAGAAGCCGTTCACAGGGTTTGAGGCCTTCTATGCAGCGGAGG ATGTGGATGAATGCAGAGTGTCTCTGGGAGACTCAGTCCCTTGTGACCATTATTGCCACAACTACTTGGGCGGTTactattgctcttgcagagcGGGCTACGTTCTCCACCAGAACAAGCACACGTGCTCAG CCCTTTGTTCAGGCCAGGTGTTCACAGGAAGATCTGGGTATCTCAGTAGCCCTGAGTACCCACAGCCATACCCCAAGCTCTCCAGCTGCACCTACAGCATCCGCCTGGAGGACGGCTTCAGTGTCATCCTGGACTTCGTGGAGTCCTTTGATGTGGAAACGCACCCTGAAGCCCAGTGCCCCTATGACTCCCTCAAG ATTCAAACAGACAAGGGGGAATACGGCCCATATTGTGGGAAGACGCTGCCTCCCAGGATTGAAACTGACAGCCACAAGGTGACCATCACCTTTGCCACTGACGAGTCAGGGAACCACACAGGCTGGAAGATACACTACACAAGCACAG CACGGCCCTGTCCTGATCCAACGGCGCCACCTAATGGCAGCATTTCACCTGTGCAAGCCAAGTACGTCCTGAAGGACAGGTTTTCTGTCTTCTGCAAGACTGGCTTCGAGCTTCTGCAA GGTTCTGTCCCCCTGAAATCATTCACTGCTGTTTGTCAGAAAGATGGATCTTGGGACCGGCCGATGCCAGAGTGCAGCAGTATGGTCATATG GCCCTGA
- the Masp2 gene encoding mannan-binding lectin serine protease 2 isoform X6 — MRLLIFLGLLWSLVATLLGSKWPEPVFGRLASPGFPEKYADHQDRSWTLTAPPGYRLRLYFTHFDLELSYRCEYDFVKLSSGTKVLATLCGQESTDTEQAPGNDTFYSLGPSLKVTFHSDYSNEKPFTGFEAFYAAEDVDECRVSLGDSVPCDHYCHNYLGGYYCSCRAGYVLHQNKHTCSEQSL, encoded by the exons ATGAG GCTACTCATCTTCCTGGGTCTGCTGTGGAGTTTGGTGGCCACACTTTTGGGTTCAAAGTGGCCTGAACCTGTATTCGGGCGCCTGGCGTCCCCTGGCTTCCCAGAGAAGTATGCCGACCATCAGGATCGATCCTGGACACTGACTGCACCCCCTGGCTACCGCCTGCGCCTCTACTTCACCCActttgacctggaactctcttaCCGCTGCGAGTATGACTTTGTCAAG TTGAGCTCAGGGACCAAGGTGCTGGCCACACTGTGTGGGCAGGAGAGTACAGACACTGAGCAGGCACCTGGCAATGACACCTTCTACTCACTGGGTCCCAGCCTAAAGGTCACCTTCCACTCTGACTACTCCAATGAGAAGCCGTTCACAGGGTTTGAGGCCTTCTATGCAGCGGAGG ATGTGGATGAATGCAGAGTGTCTCTGGGAGACTCAGTCCCTTGTGACCATTATTGCCACAACTACTTGGGCGGTTactattgctcttgcagagcGGGCTACGTTCTCCACCAGAACAAGCACACGTGCTCAG AGCAGAGCCTCTAA